From the Lathyrus oleraceus cultivar Zhongwan6 chromosome 4, CAAS_Psat_ZW6_1.0, whole genome shotgun sequence genome, one window contains:
- the LOC127073872 gene encoding uncharacterized protein LOC127073872 isoform X1, producing MDDSEKLTALKKAYADIILNTAKEAAARIMVSERKSTRFQQELAYTKDEALRMVLRLKQMLDSKVKEAELTSLSQQKKIEELEAQLQEAEEIVRDLRAELRETQAELENVTKKHEAHPPVEQNMKDEIAANGSFLQENRLEPSDATVHSEPDLQFESVSVSDTVCPTVNGIENGSTFCVSRDHANSFYIHNPDFASIVIRRKEPELYRNGCTQRIRALERSIFDGNVSVAGDLDNARDETLAGAHEEDKEATVAANGKANIICENEKPDELEVVKEGADLVKCLPLIKNRRFRKRKTHLSRLHSHRLKETTKESYLSANGKANIICENEKPDELEVVKEGADLVKCLPLIKNRRFRKRKTHLSRLHSDQLKETTKESYLSAAKDSPHVLDDNDTSKVNSSIAHENEARKNLMSHVAEAPTDATATVEQPDKLQVVKAGGDLIKDLVHRKRKRFRIRRTRRSRLHSDLVKEANKESNLTRAKDSDHVLGNNNNDSSTVNSSVAHENEAQKDLMSPFAKAPKDATTAVERLGSHTNTEKGEIFLKGCSSKNKIEDDKESLDKSDLTRQESLSTESIKVPSCTDVVEVAGDGSPDKMDSKVSNKDEKVSSRFENDKLLKYTFQRKRKKGSVSSGDVGCSPDNSSSKKICGEKQNGHAEPQKSCTMTESSRESRRLAQVARQLISLSEKKWWQ from the exons ATGGACGACTCCGAG AAATTAACTGCTTTGAAGAAGGCTTATGCCGATATCATACTCAATACGGCTAAGGAAGCAGCGGCGAGAATAATGGTTTCTGAGAGAAAATCCACTCGATTTCAACAAGAGCTTGCCTATACTAAGGATGAAGCACTTCGCATGGTTCTTAGACTCAAACAAATGCTTGATTCTAAG GTCAAAGAAGCAGAACTGACATCATTGAGTCAGCAAAAGAAGATCGAGGAGCTCGAAGCTCAGCTCCAGGAAGCTGAGGAAATAGTTAGAGACCTTAGGGCTGAGTTGCGAGAAACACAGGCGGAGCTCGAGAATGTCACGAAAAAACATGAAGCGCATCCCCCAGTCGAACAAAACATGAAGGATGAAATTGCAGCTAATGGAAGTTTTCTGCAGGAGAACAGACTTGAACCTTCTGATGCAACTGTGCATTCTGAACCTGATTTACAGTTTGAATCGGTCTCAGTTTCTGATACTGTGTGTCCTACTGTAAATGGAATAGAAAATGGAAGTACGTTCTGCGTGTCTCGTGATCATGCAAACAGTTTCTATATTCATAATCCGGATTTTGCATCCATAGTCATTAGGAGGAAAGAGCCTGAACTCTACAGAAATGGATGTACTCAGAGAATACGAGCACTTGAAAGGAGCATTTTTGATGGAAATGTATCTGTTGCTGGAGATTTAGACAATGCACGGGATGAAACTTTAGCAGGGGCGCATGAAGAAGATAAGGAAGCAACTGTTGCAGCTAATGGCAAAGCTAATATTATTTGCGAAAATGAAAAACCAGATGAACTTGAAGTTGTAAAAGAAGGTGCTGACCTTGTCAAATGTCTACCTTTGATAAAAAATCGGAGATTTAGGAAGAGGAAGACTCATCTCTCTAGATTGCATTCTCACCGGCTTAAGGAAACAACTAAAGAATCATATTTGTCTGCTAATGGCAAAGCTAATATTATTTGCGAAAATGAAAAACCAGATGAACTTGAAGTTGTAAAAGAAGGTGCCGACCTTGTCAAATGTCTACCTTTGATAAAAAACCGGAGATTTAGGAAGAGGAAGACTCATCTCTCTAGATTGCATTCTGACCAGCTTAAGGAAACAACTAAAGAATCATATTTGTCTGCTGCCAAAGATTCTCCTCATGTATTGGATGACAATGACACTTCCAAGGTGAATTCTTCTATAGCACATGAAAATGAAGCTCGGAAGAATCTAATGTCTCATGTGGCTGAAGCACCCACTGATGCAACTGCAACAGTTGAACAACCAGATAAACTTCAAGTGGTTAAAGCAGGTGGCGACCTTATCAAAGACCTAGTTCATAGAAAGCGCAAAAGATTTCGGATAAGGAGGACTCGTCGATCTAGATTGCATTCTGATCTGGTTAAGGAAGCAAATAAAGAATCAAACCTGACTCGTGCAAAAGATTCTGATCATGTATTAGGTAACAATAACAATGACAGTTCTACAGTGAATTCTTCTGTGGCACATGAAAATGAAGCTCAGAAGGATCTAATGTCTCCTTTTGCCAAAGCACCCAAAGATGCAACTACAGCAGTTGAGCGATTGGGATCTCATACCAATACTGAAAAAGGGGAAATATTTCTTAAAGGCTGCAGTTCTAAGAACAAGATTGAAGATGATAAGGAATCATTGGATAAATCAGATTTGACAAGACAAGAGAGTTTATCTACTGAAAGTATAAAGGTTCCGAGCTGTACTGATGTTGTTGAGGTAGCTGGTGATGGGTCACCAGATAAAATGGACTCAAAAGTATCCAATAAAGATGAGAAAGTTTCTAGTCGATTCGAAAATGATAAGCTTCTCAAGTACACATTCCAGAGAAAGCGTAAGAAGGGGTCTGTTAGCAGCGGTGATGTAGGCTGCTCTCCAGATAATAGCAGTTCAAAGAAAATTTGTGGAGAGAAGCAAAATGGCCATGCGGAGCCTCAGAAATCTTGTACAATGACCGAGTCATCTCGGGAGAGCCGACGACTAGCACAAGTTGCTCGCCAG CTTATATCTTTGTCTGAGAAGAAATGGTGGCAGTGA
- the LOC127073872 gene encoding uncharacterized protein LOC127073872 isoform X3 yields the protein MDDSEKLTALKKAYADIILNTAKEAAARIMVSERKSTRFQQELAYTKDEALRMVLRLKQMLDSKVKEAELTSLSQQKKIEELEAQLQEAEEIVRDLRAELRETQAELENVTKKHEAHPPVEQNMKDEIAANGSFLQENRLEPSDATVHSEPDLQFESVSVSDTVCPTVNGIENGSTFCVSRDHANSFYIHNPDFASIVIRRKEPELYRNGCTQRIRALERSIFDGNVSVAGDLDNARDETLAGAHEEDKEATVAANGKANIICENEKPDELEVVKEGADLVKCLPLIKNRRFRKRKTHLSRLHSDQLKETTKESYLSAAKDSPHVLDDNDTSKVNSSIAHENEARKNLMSHVAEAPTDATATVEQPDKLQVVKAGGDLIKDLVHRKRKRFRIRRTRRSRLHSDLVKEANKESNLTRAKDSDHVLGNNNNDSSTVNSSVAHENEAQKDLMSPFAKAPKDATTAVERLGSHTNTEKGEIFLKGCSSKNKIEDDKESLDKSDLTRQESLSTESIKVPSCTDVVEVAGDGSPDKMDSKVSNKDEKVSSRFENDKLLKYTFQRKRKKGSVSSGDVGCSPDNSSSKKICGEKQNGHAEPQKSCTMTESSRESRRLAQVARQLISLSEKKWWQ from the exons ATGGACGACTCCGAG AAATTAACTGCTTTGAAGAAGGCTTATGCCGATATCATACTCAATACGGCTAAGGAAGCAGCGGCGAGAATAATGGTTTCTGAGAGAAAATCCACTCGATTTCAACAAGAGCTTGCCTATACTAAGGATGAAGCACTTCGCATGGTTCTTAGACTCAAACAAATGCTTGATTCTAAG GTCAAAGAAGCAGAACTGACATCATTGAGTCAGCAAAAGAAGATCGAGGAGCTCGAAGCTCAGCTCCAGGAAGCTGAGGAAATAGTTAGAGACCTTAGGGCTGAGTTGCGAGAAACACAGGCGGAGCTCGAGAATGTCACGAAAAAACATGAAGCGCATCCCCCAGTCGAACAAAACATGAAGGATGAAATTGCAGCTAATGGAAGTTTTCTGCAGGAGAACAGACTTGAACCTTCTGATGCAACTGTGCATTCTGAACCTGATTTACAGTTTGAATCGGTCTCAGTTTCTGATACTGTGTGTCCTACTGTAAATGGAATAGAAAATGGAAGTACGTTCTGCGTGTCTCGTGATCATGCAAACAGTTTCTATATTCATAATCCGGATTTTGCATCCATAGTCATTAGGAGGAAAGAGCCTGAACTCTACAGAAATGGATGTACTCAGAGAATACGAGCACTTGAAAGGAGCATTTTTGATGGAAATGTATCTGTTGCTGGAGATTTAGACAATGCACGGGATGAAACTTTAGCAGGGGCGCATGAAGAAGATAAGGAAGCAACTGTTGCAGCTAATGGCAAAGCTAATATTATTTGCGAAAATGAAAAACCAGATGAACTTGAAGTTGTAAAAGAAGGTGCTGAC CTTGTCAAATGTCTACCTTTGATAAAAAACCGGAGATTTAGGAAGAGGAAGACTCATCTCTCTAGATTGCATTCTGACCAGCTTAAGGAAACAACTAAAGAATCATATTTGTCTGCTGCCAAAGATTCTCCTCATGTATTGGATGACAATGACACTTCCAAGGTGAATTCTTCTATAGCACATGAAAATGAAGCTCGGAAGAATCTAATGTCTCATGTGGCTGAAGCACCCACTGATGCAACTGCAACAGTTGAACAACCAGATAAACTTCAAGTGGTTAAAGCAGGTGGCGACCTTATCAAAGACCTAGTTCATAGAAAGCGCAAAAGATTTCGGATAAGGAGGACTCGTCGATCTAGATTGCATTCTGATCTGGTTAAGGAAGCAAATAAAGAATCAAACCTGACTCGTGCAAAAGATTCTGATCATGTATTAGGTAACAATAACAATGACAGTTCTACAGTGAATTCTTCTGTGGCACATGAAAATGAAGCTCAGAAGGATCTAATGTCTCCTTTTGCCAAAGCACCCAAAGATGCAACTACAGCAGTTGAGCGATTGGGATCTCATACCAATACTGAAAAAGGGGAAATATTTCTTAAAGGCTGCAGTTCTAAGAACAAGATTGAAGATGATAAGGAATCATTGGATAAATCAGATTTGACAAGACAAGAGAGTTTATCTACTGAAAGTATAAAGGTTCCGAGCTGTACTGATGTTGTTGAGGTAGCTGGTGATGGGTCACCAGATAAAATGGACTCAAAAGTATCCAATAAAGATGAGAAAGTTTCTAGTCGATTCGAAAATGATAAGCTTCTCAAGTACACATTCCAGAGAAAGCGTAAGAAGGGGTCTGTTAGCAGCGGTGATGTAGGCTGCTCTCCAGATAATAGCAGTTCAAAGAAAATTTGTGGAGAGAAGCAAAATGGCCATGCGGAGCCTCAGAAATCTTGTACAATGACCGAGTCATCTCGGGAGAGCCGACGACTAGCACAAGTTGCTCGCCAG CTTATATCTTTGTCTGAGAAGAAATGGTGGCAGTGA
- the LOC127073872 gene encoding uncharacterized protein LOC127073872 isoform X2 — protein sequence MVSERKSTRFQQELAYTKDEALRMVLRLKQMLDSKVKEAELTSLSQQKKIEELEAQLQEAEEIVRDLRAELRETQAELENVTKKHEAHPPVEQNMKDEIAANGSFLQENRLEPSDATVHSEPDLQFESVSVSDTVCPTVNGIENGSTFCVSRDHANSFYIHNPDFASIVIRRKEPELYRNGCTQRIRALERSIFDGNVSVAGDLDNARDETLAGAHEEDKEATVAANGKANIICENEKPDELEVVKEGADLVKCLPLIKNRRFRKRKTHLSRLHSHRLKETTKESYLSANGKANIICENEKPDELEVVKEGADLVKCLPLIKNRRFRKRKTHLSRLHSDQLKETTKESYLSAAKDSPHVLDDNDTSKVNSSIAHENEARKNLMSHVAEAPTDATATVEQPDKLQVVKAGGDLIKDLVHRKRKRFRIRRTRRSRLHSDLVKEANKESNLTRAKDSDHVLGNNNNDSSTVNSSVAHENEAQKDLMSPFAKAPKDATTAVERLGSHTNTEKGEIFLKGCSSKNKIEDDKESLDKSDLTRQESLSTESIKVPSCTDVVEVAGDGSPDKMDSKVSNKDEKVSSRFENDKLLKYTFQRKRKKGSVSSGDVGCSPDNSSSKKICGEKQNGHAEPQKSCTMTESSRESRRLAQVARQLISLSEKKWWQ from the exons ATGGTTTCTGAGAGAAAATCCACTCGATTTCAACAAGAGCTTGCCTATACTAAGGATGAAGCACTTCGCATGGTTCTTAGACTCAAACAAATGCTTGATTCTAAG GTCAAAGAAGCAGAACTGACATCATTGAGTCAGCAAAAGAAGATCGAGGAGCTCGAAGCTCAGCTCCAGGAAGCTGAGGAAATAGTTAGAGACCTTAGGGCTGAGTTGCGAGAAACACAGGCGGAGCTCGAGAATGTCACGAAAAAACATGAAGCGCATCCCCCAGTCGAACAAAACATGAAGGATGAAATTGCAGCTAATGGAAGTTTTCTGCAGGAGAACAGACTTGAACCTTCTGATGCAACTGTGCATTCTGAACCTGATTTACAGTTTGAATCGGTCTCAGTTTCTGATACTGTGTGTCCTACTGTAAATGGAATAGAAAATGGAAGTACGTTCTGCGTGTCTCGTGATCATGCAAACAGTTTCTATATTCATAATCCGGATTTTGCATCCATAGTCATTAGGAGGAAAGAGCCTGAACTCTACAGAAATGGATGTACTCAGAGAATACGAGCACTTGAAAGGAGCATTTTTGATGGAAATGTATCTGTTGCTGGAGATTTAGACAATGCACGGGATGAAACTTTAGCAGGGGCGCATGAAGAAGATAAGGAAGCAACTGTTGCAGCTAATGGCAAAGCTAATATTATTTGCGAAAATGAAAAACCAGATGAACTTGAAGTTGTAAAAGAAGGTGCTGACCTTGTCAAATGTCTACCTTTGATAAAAAATCGGAGATTTAGGAAGAGGAAGACTCATCTCTCTAGATTGCATTCTCACCGGCTTAAGGAAACAACTAAAGAATCATATTTGTCTGCTAATGGCAAAGCTAATATTATTTGCGAAAATGAAAAACCAGATGAACTTGAAGTTGTAAAAGAAGGTGCCGACCTTGTCAAATGTCTACCTTTGATAAAAAACCGGAGATTTAGGAAGAGGAAGACTCATCTCTCTAGATTGCATTCTGACCAGCTTAAGGAAACAACTAAAGAATCATATTTGTCTGCTGCCAAAGATTCTCCTCATGTATTGGATGACAATGACACTTCCAAGGTGAATTCTTCTATAGCACATGAAAATGAAGCTCGGAAGAATCTAATGTCTCATGTGGCTGAAGCACCCACTGATGCAACTGCAACAGTTGAACAACCAGATAAACTTCAAGTGGTTAAAGCAGGTGGCGACCTTATCAAAGACCTAGTTCATAGAAAGCGCAAAAGATTTCGGATAAGGAGGACTCGTCGATCTAGATTGCATTCTGATCTGGTTAAGGAAGCAAATAAAGAATCAAACCTGACTCGTGCAAAAGATTCTGATCATGTATTAGGTAACAATAACAATGACAGTTCTACAGTGAATTCTTCTGTGGCACATGAAAATGAAGCTCAGAAGGATCTAATGTCTCCTTTTGCCAAAGCACCCAAAGATGCAACTACAGCAGTTGAGCGATTGGGATCTCATACCAATACTGAAAAAGGGGAAATATTTCTTAAAGGCTGCAGTTCTAAGAACAAGATTGAAGATGATAAGGAATCATTGGATAAATCAGATTTGACAAGACAAGAGAGTTTATCTACTGAAAGTATAAAGGTTCCGAGCTGTACTGATGTTGTTGAGGTAGCTGGTGATGGGTCACCAGATAAAATGGACTCAAAAGTATCCAATAAAGATGAGAAAGTTTCTAGTCGATTCGAAAATGATAAGCTTCTCAAGTACACATTCCAGAGAAAGCGTAAGAAGGGGTCTGTTAGCAGCGGTGATGTAGGCTGCTCTCCAGATAATAGCAGTTCAAAGAAAATTTGTGGAGAGAAGCAAAATGGCCATGCGGAGCCTCAGAAATCTTGTACAATGACCGAGTCATCTCGGGAGAGCCGACGACTAGCACAAGTTGCTCGCCAG CTTATATCTTTGTCTGAGAAGAAATGGTGGCAGTGA